A stretch of Treponema vincentii F0403 DNA encodes these proteins:
- a CDS encoding type II secretion system protein GspD, which yields MKKKLLSLWLLCLYIPLAAAENKNEAEPLLNFQFIRQPITDIVYALSVYSNIPIVVNKTVDGTAQFQFSGNDFEQAFDTFISLNDLYVEKKPHVWTVTRVLVQPLGEGRIKLDASEVELRTLIEYLARETGTTVTADILPHVTTSIHIQESTAQEAITLIMKPYTDYTVSVHDAYLSIKKNPAQAIQMSQIPSYMLDIKETGGLFTVRIQKGVLQEILNSLFKQGNREYSSFVNGTQIIERLDFSGKPFEEALTYVLEQAGAEYTEKNRMYYIFPVQQSEIINNLKREGKQWSFFKLKYKNIQEITPLLQAHFPNLQITPLADSSGFFALILPDSRYELSQWLESIDNSRMSIPIKLKYIRTEDLLKKLPPSVSSSNIIDAGDGNSFFYVGSEERRDSFLKDISYIDRPHAQLRYDLLIVQYQSTDNFKWNFNVAARGLKPGDQTLISGVLGSLLSLNFDAISVFGYQFAAKLSTAMGTSEARIFADTMLYGLSGQEIKFQNTSTYRYRDSNIDPETGKPKYTGVTREITSGLMLTINGWVSGEGVITTTITASISKRGADVTMNTGNPPPTSEKIITTQVRSQSGEPVILSGLKQNEMSNVEEGVPGLSKIPVAGLLFKDKVKTTEKTEMVIYLVPHIDYSGDDSGNSKLRRDTIFERLVTPHLAKH from the coding sequence ATGAAAAAAAAATTGTTATCGCTTTGGCTATTATGTTTGTATATTCCGCTTGCAGCGGCGGAGAATAAAAATGAAGCGGAGCCTCTTTTAAATTTTCAATTTATCCGGCAGCCAATTACCGATATTGTCTATGCCCTATCGGTATACAGCAATATCCCCATTGTTGTAAATAAAACAGTAGACGGAACCGCCCAATTTCAATTTAGCGGGAATGATTTCGAGCAAGCATTTGATACCTTCATATCGCTGAATGACTTGTATGTGGAAAAAAAGCCCCATGTTTGGACGGTAACACGAGTGCTTGTCCAACCGCTTGGAGAAGGGCGCATCAAGCTTGACGCTTCGGAAGTTGAATTACGTACATTAATCGAATACCTTGCGCGGGAAACGGGAACAACCGTTACCGCCGATATTTTACCGCATGTTACAACATCCATTCATATTCAAGAAAGCACCGCGCAAGAAGCAATCACTTTAATCATGAAACCTTATACCGATTATACCGTATCCGTACACGATGCCTATCTTTCAATTAAAAAAAATCCGGCACAAGCTATACAGATGAGTCAGATACCGTCATATATGCTCGATATAAAAGAAACAGGGGGGCTTTTTACCGTCCGCATTCAAAAAGGCGTACTGCAGGAAATTTTGAATAGTCTTTTTAAGCAAGGTAACCGCGAATATTCTTCATTTGTAAACGGAACGCAAATTATTGAGCGGCTTGATTTTTCCGGTAAGCCGTTTGAAGAAGCTTTAACTTATGTGCTTGAACAAGCCGGTGCTGAATATACGGAAAAGAATCGTATGTACTATATTTTTCCCGTACAGCAAAGCGAAATAATCAATAATCTCAAGCGTGAAGGTAAGCAATGGAGTTTTTTTAAACTTAAATACAAGAATATACAAGAAATTACACCGCTATTACAGGCGCACTTTCCAAACTTACAGATAACACCGCTTGCCGATTCAAGCGGTTTTTTTGCCTTGATCCTGCCGGATAGCCGATACGAATTATCCCAATGGCTGGAATCTATTGACAATAGCCGAATGAGCATTCCGATAAAATTAAAATACATACGAACGGAAGACTTGTTAAAAAAGTTACCTCCTTCGGTAAGTTCAAGCAATATTATCGATGCCGGAGACGGCAACAGTTTTTTTTATGTCGGCAGCGAAGAACGCAGGGATTCTTTTTTAAAAGACATCTCCTATATCGACCGTCCCCATGCACAGCTGCGGTATGATTTGCTTATTGTGCAGTATCAGTCTACGGATAATTTTAAATGGAATTTTAACGTTGCGGCGCGAGGCTTAAAACCCGGTGATCAAACCTTGATAAGCGGCGTCCTCGGCAGTTTACTGTCGTTGAATTTCGATGCAATTTCGGTATTCGGCTATCAATTTGCAGCAAAGTTAAGCACTGCAATGGGAACAAGTGAGGCGCGGATATTTGCCGATACCATGCTGTACGGGCTTTCGGGGCAGGAAATTAAATTTCAGAATACGAGTACCTACCGTTACCGCGATTCGAATATCGATCCCGAAACCGGTAAGCCTAAGTACACGGGTGTTACCCGTGAGATAACATCCGGTTTGATGCTCACTATTAACGGCTGGGTGTCAGGGGAAGGGGTAATTACCACAACTATTACTGCCTCCATCTCAAAACGAGGTGCAGATGTTACGATGAATACCGGTAACCCGCCACCTACCTCCGAAAAAATTATTACAACGCAGGTTCGCTCTCAATCGGGAGAGCCGGTTATTTTAAGCGGCCTAAAACAAAATGAGATGAGCAATGTCGAAGAAGGAGTGCCCGGTCTTTCAAAAATACCGGTAGCGGGACTCCTTTTTAAGGATAAGGTAAAGACAACGGAGAAAACCGAAATGGTTATTTATCTGGTTCCGCATATCGATTATTCGGGCGATGATAGCGGCAATAGTAAGCTGCGGCGTGATACCATATTCGAACGGCTTGTCACGCCGCATTTAGCGAAACATTGA
- a CDS encoding prepilin peptidase: MLSYSIFVLICVYFSYQDIVYGEIKRIYLYAAIAVALCVKAPATAWESFGGAVIGMLLFALAYHISGKRLGIADIWFSGFIGAFLGIIKWYAAVSIGCILALLFFICSRNKLKELPFIPFLSIGACVVELTVLLCGLNT, from the coding sequence ATGCTTTCCTATAGTATCTTTGTATTAATTTGTGTATATTTTTCTTATCAAGATATTGTGTACGGTGAAATAAAGCGCATATATTTATATGCGGCAATTGCCGTTGCGCTTTGTGTAAAAGCGCCTGCCACAGCATGGGAAAGTTTCGGAGGTGCCGTCATAGGTATGCTGCTGTTTGCGCTTGCATACCATATAAGCGGGAAACGGCTCGGTATTGCGGATATATGGTTTTCCGGTTTTATCGGCGCCTTTTTAGGGATTATAAAATGGTATGCTGCGGTGAGCATAGGTTGTATTTTAGCACTGCTCTTTTTTATCTGCAGCAGGAATAAACTGAAAGAGCTCCCCTTTATCCCGTTTCTATCCATAGGCGCCTGTGTAGTGGAATTAACGGTACTGCTGTGCGGCCTGAATACTTGA
- a CDS encoding type II secretion system F family protein, translated as MNTLKRTLLFTDSLLTMTESSLTLFNAVTLLSNTETDKRLQEGCSALKAALENGAAFSKALQDIQHKTRVFGFNGYHFALFASIEKTGNLGAALKTIKADLERKDDLRGQLIAVLVYPCFIVLAALTGAFFLLQTGVPFLQQTGNMPAEFYTDALHGFIVAHLFLCAAAVLFAYGLVKIFKEDSAETQCFYLLSTLLTAHIPIVEAVAETVQAINSKKMKKAMVMVKKELAAGASVLYAFKNTQYFPRFVFLWLEIAQKQGDGASIFSFLAEYYRKKDIKKREITMKFIEPAAIAIVGVYVLLLIQSLVIPLLTYYGNMF; from the coding sequence ATGAATACCTTAAAACGAACGCTGCTCTTTACGGATTCCCTTTTAACGATGACCGAAAGCTCACTGACGCTTTTTAATGCCGTTACACTTTTAAGCAACACGGAAACCGATAAGCGGCTGCAGGAAGGCTGTTCTGCGTTAAAAGCTGCGTTAGAGAATGGAGCTGCATTTTCCAAAGCGCTTCAAGATATTCAACACAAAACAAGGGTATTCGGCTTTAACGGGTATCATTTCGCACTCTTTGCCTCGATAGAAAAAACGGGGAATCTCGGTGCAGCACTTAAAACCATCAAAGCCGATCTTGAACGAAAGGATGATTTGCGGGGACAGCTGATTGCAGTGCTCGTTTATCCCTGTTTTATCGTACTTGCAGCTCTTACCGGTGCGTTTTTTTTGCTACAGACAGGAGTGCCGTTTTTGCAGCAAACGGGGAATATGCCGGCAGAATTTTATACGGATGCATTACACGGATTTATTGTTGCTCACCTTTTTTTGTGTGCGGCAGCGGTATTGTTTGCTTATGGACTGGTTAAAATCTTCAAAGAGGATTCGGCTGAAACGCAGTGCTTTTATCTCTTGTCAACGCTGCTTACCGCCCACATCCCGATCGTGGAAGCGGTAGCGGAGACGGTACAGGCAATCAATAGCAAAAAAATGAAAAAAGCTATGGTTATGGTAAAAAAAGAATTGGCGGCGGGAGCATCGGTATTATATGCTTTTAAGAATACACAGTATTTTCCGCGATTTGTGTTTCTGTGGCTTGAAATTGCACAAAAACAGGGGGACGGCGCCTCTATCTTTTCATTTCTGGCAGAATATTATAGAAAGAAAGATATAAAAAAACGGGAGATAACGATGAAGTTTATCGAACCGGCGGCAATCGCCATCGTCGGTGTGTATGTACTGCTGCTGATTCAAAGCCTTGTTATCCCGCTTTTAACCTATTACGGGAATATGTTTTAG
- a CDS encoding RHS repeat-associated core domain-containing protein translates to MEVTDRKQYFKVRAFYDENDREIKRILGNGNKQDYTYDEAGRLLGIVETDSNWAIIRAECYGYDGEGRRIFTADEQGKLTRYVYDEQYRIKEVQYPASEELKAYHRKEAKEARLFIDEGAASHRREIMNPVELAKISANFSRLVGARTSNLGSMVNSIQLVWTERYTYDANGNIATKTTPYGTIQYTYDKENRLLTRGAVHYTYDEEGNLLREEQSDYYLKHYEYSGFNRMEMSDIINYRDNTHVITDYRYDSFGRRIHTAERTKSGMRTIYDGLSFEVVKEAETFLGTRGITSSATGEANLTNYNPHGSDHTRGTRYYFIRDEGQKLRTDKNGEALPDRTKGVRTYLYLNGERVAVNNLYNTNHGQYYYGSDILGSVKFITGQGGQELKRIEYDVFGGIYKGNSPYGLETGYTGKPYDAVTGLSDYGFRDYSPAHARFITEDPIRDGENWFAYVGNNPVNWVDPWGLSASDGKKKEDLIKNRINDGSIPALPKEGPCYMRALQACAETYAEKNLTEKDIEGSIHDLTSGDRPAMETNFLVKDGPAVIKDALTRLGVDTENLEIRISSPGSPTYEQDKQEAIASLRHVGTISNPDTAGHWQEGDGVGNFRYDPITGISDGGRKNFPNKTRYVVIRQKE, encoded by the coding sequence ATGGAAGTAACCGATCGTAAGCAGTACTTTAAGGTACGTGCTTTCTACGATGAGAATGACCGCGAGATAAAGCGTATCTTAGGTAACGGCAACAAACAAGACTACACCTACGATGAAGCAGGTCGGCTGTTAGGCATCGTAGAAACAGATAGCAACTGGGCAATTATCAGAGCGGAGTGTTACGGGTACGACGGGGAAGGCAGGCGTATCTTTACCGCCGATGAGCAGGGAAAGCTCACCCGCTATGTCTACGACGAACAGTACCGCATTAAAGAAGTACAGTACCCTGCAAGCGAAGAGCTGAAAGCGTATCACCGGAAAGAAGCAAAGGAAGCACGGCTGTTTATCGATGAAGGAGCCGCTTCTCACCGCCGGGAGATTATGAACCCGGTAGAGCTTGCAAAGATCAGTGCGAACTTTAGCCGCTTAGTGGGGGCACGCACAAGTAACCTCGGCAGTATGGTAAACAGTATCCAGCTCGTGTGGACTGAACGGTACACCTACGATGCAAACGGCAACATCGCAACTAAAACCACACCCTACGGCACGATACAGTACACCTACGATAAAGAAAACCGACTTTTAACACGCGGAGCAGTCCACTACACCTACGACGAAGAAGGAAACCTCCTGCGGGAAGAACAGAGCGACTACTACCTCAAACACTACGAATACTCAGGCTTTAACCGCATGGAGATGAGCGACATCATCAACTACCGCGACAACACCCATGTGATCACCGACTACCGGTATGACAGCTTCGGTAGGCGTATCCATACAGCGGAACGTACAAAGAGCGGGATGCGAACCATCTACGATGGACTCTCCTTTGAGGTCGTAAAGGAAGCGGAGACCTTCCTCGGTACACGGGGCATCACCTCAAGTGCAACCGGCGAAGCAAACCTTACTAACTATAACCCACACGGCAGCGACCACACGAGAGGCACGCGGTATTACTTTATTCGTGATGAAGGACAAAAACTACGCACCGATAAGAACGGTGAAGCCCTCCCCGACCGAACGAAAGGAGTGCGCACCTACCTGTACCTAAACGGAGAGCGAGTTGCAGTTAATAACCTTTACAACACCAACCACGGGCAATACTACTACGGCTCGGACATACTCGGAAGCGTCAAGTTCATCACCGGACAAGGCGGGCAAGAGCTGAAACGAATCGAATACGATGTGTTTGGGGGCATATACAAGGGAAATTCGCCGTATGGGCTTGAGACGGGGTATACGGGGAAACCATATGATGCAGTAACGGGATTGAGTGATTATGGGTTTAGAGACTACTCTCCGGCACACGCGAGGTTTATCACCGAAGACCCGATACGGGATGGGGAGAATTGGTTCGCGTATGTGGGCAATAATCCAGTGAACTGGGTGGATCCGTGGGGGTTGAGTGCGAGTGATGGGAAGAAAAAGGAAGATTTAATTAAAAATCGCATAAATGATGGTTCGATTCCTGCTTTGCCAAAAGAAGGACCGTGTTATATGCGCGCATTGCAAGCATGTGCAGAAACCTATGCAGAAAAAAATTTAACAGAAAAAGATATTGAAGGATCTATTCATGATTTAACCTCTGGAGATCGTCCTGCAATGGAAACAAATTTCCTAGTCAAGGATGGCCCCGCAGTCATCAAGGATGCCCTCACCCGTCTCGGCGTAGACACTGAAAATCTTGAAATAAGAATTTCATCTCCTGGTAGTCCTACATACGAACAAGATAAACAAGAAGCAATCGCCAGCTTACGGCATGTCGGAACAATCAGTAATCCGGATACTGCGGGACATTGGCAAGAAGGTGATGGAGTGGGAAATTTTCGCTATGATCCGATTACCGGAATTTCTGACGGGGGAAGAAAAAACTTTCCCAATAAGACACGGTACGTTGTTATTCGGCAAAAAGAATAA
- a CDS encoding GspE/PulE family protein → MQGIVLHAGFCAHNRIIILKQDEHRCVFGMLEENAPLVWKLKKAWTHLNLQFRIIEQDEFQVRLARLFSQTQEHGAENTKNADAGTTSETENGKNTAIVHGVPDTPIDTIEDEAPIINLMNSIFLEAISKNASDIHIETEKTGATIRFRLDGVLVPMQTVPASVGRALAARLKVLAHLNVLEQRRPQDGRIELRTAHLTLDVRISIVPAALGESVVLRILPDTMLPLSLQELGFSNEQIRLVMPFLHLPSGLVLITGPTGSGKTTTLAAFLHILNKPDVKIISIEDPVEYRIGGITQIQTNDELGLSFDVLLKRIFRQDPDIIMIGEIRDAKTAELAARAALTGHLVFSTLHTDNAVESVMRLEDLGVPPYLISAVLRGVISQRLMRRVCTECGGTGCKACAHTGGKGRIAVAEIFPIDEPFAEAVYTRASPQKLYRQRKQKGLPSMYEDACAKMRQGIITPQEIARVLGAPPVEA, encoded by the coding sequence ATGCAGGGAATCGTTTTACATGCGGGTTTTTGCGCGCATAACCGTATCATTATTTTGAAACAGGATGAGCACAGGTGCGTCTTCGGTATGTTGGAAGAAAATGCTCCATTGGTGTGGAAGCTGAAAAAAGCATGGACGCATCTTAACTTGCAATTCCGTATTATCGAACAAGATGAGTTCCAAGTGCGGTTGGCTCGGCTGTTTTCTCAAACACAGGAACACGGCGCGGAAAATACGAAAAATGCGGACGCAGGAACTACATCCGAAACGGAAAACGGGAAAAATACTGCGATAGTTCACGGCGTTCCCGATACACCTATCGATACGATTGAAGATGAAGCGCCTATCATCAACTTGATGAACAGCATCTTCCTCGAAGCAATTTCCAAAAATGCTTCGGATATTCATATCGAAACAGAAAAAACCGGCGCAACAATACGGTTTAGGCTGGATGGAGTACTGGTGCCGATGCAGACGGTTCCAGCTTCTGTCGGCAGGGCGCTTGCGGCACGGTTAAAGGTGTTGGCTCATTTGAATGTGCTTGAACAGCGGCGTCCTCAGGATGGAAGGATTGAACTTCGTACGGCGCATCTTACCTTAGATGTGCGTATTTCCATTGTACCGGCTGCATTGGGAGAATCCGTCGTACTGCGGATATTGCCGGATACCATGCTGCCGCTTTCCTTGCAAGAGCTTGGTTTTTCCAATGAACAGATACGGCTAGTAATGCCTTTTTTACATTTACCATCGGGTTTGGTTTTGATTACCGGCCCCACCGGATCGGGAAAGACGACAACCCTCGCTGCTTTTTTACATATTTTAAATAAACCCGATGTGAAAATCATCAGTATTGAAGATCCTGTAGAATACCGCATTGGCGGCATCACACAGATACAAACGAACGATGAATTGGGGTTGAGTTTTGACGTGCTGTTAAAACGGATATTCCGTCAAGACCCCGATATTATTATGATTGGAGAAATACGGGATGCAAAAACCGCCGAACTTGCCGCGCGCGCCGCATTAACCGGTCATCTTGTGTTTTCTACCCTGCATACGGATAACGCCGTCGAATCGGTGATGCGTCTGGAAGATCTCGGTGTGCCGCCGTATCTTATCAGCGCAGTGCTGCGCGGCGTTATTTCGCAACGGCTTATGCGACGTGTGTGTACCGAATGCGGCGGTACAGGATGCAAAGCATGCGCACATACGGGCGGCAAGGGACGTATTGCCGTTGCCGAAATTTTTCCGATAGACGAACCCTTTGCCGAAGCGGTATATACTCGTGCCTCGCCGCAAAAATTGTACCGGCAGCGTAAACAAAAAGGGCTGCCGTCGATGTATGAAGATGCCTGCGCTAAAATGCGGCAGGGTATTATTACGCCGCAGGAAATAGCACGGGTGCTCGGCGCCCCGCCGGTTGAAGCATGA